One genomic segment of Aliarcobacter cibarius includes these proteins:
- a CDS encoding TOBE domain-containing protein: MSISANLTLELFNKPFLLEKRIDLLIAIKKFGSINKAAKEVPLSYKAAWEAIEDMNNLSNTPIVIKETGGTGGGGTKLTKYGENLLNTYLILKEEQKKFLENLNRITDINSGTLKTIRRLSMQLSARNQIIGKIVDINLGSVNAQISLELKNDKKLVSIITLNSVENLDLKIGDEVVALIKSSNVLISTDTNIKISARNSLRGKIESINKGDVNSEVIIDILNGDKVVTVLTTNSLEDLGLEVGLEVDAIIKASDIMIGK; this comes from the coding sequence ATGTCTATTTCAGCTAATTTAACTTTAGAATTATTTAATAAACCATTTCTACTTGAAAAAAGAATTGATTTGCTAATTGCTATAAAAAAATTTGGCTCAATTAATAAAGCAGCAAAAGAAGTTCCTCTTAGCTATAAAGCTGCTTGGGAAGCTATTGAAGATATGAATAATCTATCAAATACTCCAATAGTAATAAAAGAGACTGGAGGAACTGGTGGTGGAGGAACAAAACTTACAAAATATGGAGAAAATCTTTTAAATACATACTTAATATTGAAAGAAGAACAAAAAAAGTTTTTGGAAAACCTAAACCGAATTACAGATATAAATAGTGGAACTCTAAAAACAATTAGGAGATTGTCTATGCAACTTAGTGCTAGAAACCAAATTATTGGAAAAATTGTAGATATAAATCTTGGAAGCGTTAATGCTCAAATCTCTTTAGAACTTAAAAATGATAAAAAATTAGTATCTATTATCACTTTAAACTCTGTAGAAAATCTTGACTTAAAAATAGGTGATGAAGTTGTTGCTTTAATTAAATCAAGTAATGTTCTAATATCAACGGATACAAATATAAAAATTAGTGCCAGAAACAGTTTAAGAGGTAAAATAGAGTCCATAAATAAAGGAGATGTAAATTCTGAAGTTATTATAGATATTCTAAATGGTGATAAGGTGGTTACTGTGTTAACAACTAACTCTTTAGAAGATTTAGGACTTGAAGTTGGACTTGAAGTAGATGCAATAATAAAAGCATCTGATATTATGATTGGTAAATAA
- the modB gene encoding molybdate ABC transporter permease subunit: protein MIDYLLNIDFTPFLLSFKLAFITTLILFILCLPLAWYLSQTKSKLKPFLEALCTMPLVVPPTVLGFYLLWGLSHNSIVGQFFQEQFGISLVFNFYGIIIASCIYSLPFMVQPLQSGFESLNKNMLEASYISGKGKFKTILLIALPNIKPSLLTALIITFAHTVGEFGVVLMIGGSIPNETRVAAIAIYEFVEIMDYKNAHIYSLIMIILSFLTLLCVYIFNNKQKKIGFSK, encoded by the coding sequence ATGATTGATTACTTACTAAATATAGACTTTACACCATTTTTATTATCATTCAAATTAGCATTTATCACTACTTTAATTTTATTTATTCTATGTTTACCACTTGCATGGTATTTGTCTCAAACAAAATCAAAATTAAAACCTTTTTTAGAAGCTCTTTGTACAATGCCTCTTGTCGTTCCTCCTACTGTTTTAGGATTTTATCTTCTTTGGGGATTATCTCATAACTCAATTGTTGGTCAATTTTTCCAAGAACAATTTGGAATAAGTTTAGTTTTCAATTTTTATGGAATTATTATTGCTAGCTGTATTTACAGTCTTCCTTTTATGGTTCAACCTCTACAAAGTGGATTTGAAAGTCTAAATAAAAATATGCTTGAAGCTAGCTATATTAGCGGAAAAGGTAAATTTAAAACTATTTTATTAATTGCATTACCAAATATAAAACCTTCTTTATTAACAGCTCTAATCATAACTTTTGCACATACTGTTGGAGAGTTTGGAGTTGTATTAATGATTGGTGGAAGTATCCCAAATGAGACAAGAGTTGCAGCAATTGCAATTTATGAATTTGTTGAAATAATGGATTATAAAAATGCCCATATATACAGTTTGATTATGATAATTCTTAGTTTCTTAACTCTACTTTGTGTATATATTTTCAATAATAAACAAAAAAAGATAGGTTTTTCTAAATGA
- a CDS encoding YqaA family protein — translation MSYLILFISAFASATLLPLGSEALLIYNIKEGLNIYILLFVATFGNVLGSVFNYYLGLKGEEYLIEKKLVKQKYIDSSKKYFDKFGSISILFAWLPIIGDPITFIAGVLKYNFRKFLILVIISKFSRYFFIVLII, via the coding sequence ATGTCATATTTAATACTTTTTATTTCAGCATTTGCTTCTGCAACTTTACTTCCACTTGGAAGTGAAGCATTACTAATTTACAATATTAAAGAAGGGTTAAATATTTATATTCTTTTATTTGTTGCAACTTTTGGAAATGTTTTAGGTTCAGTTTTTAACTATTATTTGGGATTAAAAGGAGAAGAGTATTTAATAGAAAAAAAACTTGTAAAACAAAAATATATAGATAGTTCAAAAAAATATTTTGATAAATTTGGTTCAATTTCTATTTTATTTGCATGGTTACCAATAATTGGTGATCCAATTACTTTTATAGCAGGTGTTTTGAAATACAATTTTAGAAAATTTCTTATTTTAGTTATCATTTCAAAATTTTCAAGATATTTTTTTATAGTTTTAATAATTTAA
- a CDS encoding TOBE domain-containing protein, producing the protein MIARVKNIKSIDNLNIVEFDFNDTILKMMSLELNKDIVVGTKVELSVKPTNVIISKKPIENISLSNQTLAKIVDINDGELLSSITLNTNDCYLESIITKDSFLRLNLQKNDYVNILIKASDLSILRVLND; encoded by the coding sequence ATGATTGCAAGAGTTAAAAATATAAAATCTATTGATAATCTAAATATTGTAGAGTTTGATTTCAACGATACAATACTAAAAATGATGAGTTTAGAATTGAATAAAGATATTGTTGTTGGAACAAAAGTTGAGTTATCGGTAAAACCAACAAATGTAATAATATCAAAAAAACCAATTGAAAATATTAGCTTATCAAACCAAACTCTTGCAAAAATTGTAGATATCAACGATGGTGAACTTTTAAGTAGTATAACTTTAAATACAAATGATTGCTACCTAGAAAGTATAATTACTAAAGATTCTTTTTTACGATTAAATCTTCAAAAAAATGATTATGTAAATATCTTAATAAAAGCTAGTGATTTATCAATTTTAAGAGTTTTAAATGATTGA
- a CDS encoding LysR family transcriptional regulator translates to MDLNLLKVFVNVANKKSISMAASELKCAQSNVTSRIKQLEKNLGVELFFRVPKGVILTKEGEKLYPQALELIHKMQNCIDSISNNSVEISSLKIGSTDCNAAVRISPFLLKLHQDFPNMHLELFTGTTKDIYELVLDYKVDIAFISGEPTNDSLIVLKKFEEEIAILEPQKDDSPNVALTFKEGCVYDEFLKSYYQQKNIFVEKSLPFGNLETILSCIKVGMGKSLLPMSIVKKMGYDKDIKVTILPKDEAYIPTCLVCRADNIPKISDYLKSLQID, encoded by the coding sequence ATGGATTTAAATTTATTAAAAGTTTTTGTAAATGTTGCTAATAAAAAAAGTATCTCTATGGCTGCAAGTGAATTAAAATGTGCTCAATCAAATGTAACTTCAAGAATAAAACAACTTGAAAAAAATCTTGGGGTTGAACTATTTTTTAGAGTTCCAAAGGGAGTAATTTTAACTAAAGAGGGCGAAAAACTTTATCCTCAAGCTCTTGAATTAATTCACAAAATGCAAAATTGTATTGATTCTATTTCTAATAATAGTGTTGAGATAAGTTCATTAAAAATTGGTTCAACAGATTGTAATGCAGCTGTTAGAATTTCTCCATTTTTATTAAAATTACATCAAGATTTTCCAAATATGCACTTAGAATTATTTACAGGAACAACAAAAGATATCTATGAATTAGTACTTGATTACAAAGTTGATATTGCATTTATAAGTGGTGAGCCAACAAATGATTCTTTGATAGTATTAAAAAAGTTCGAGGAAGAAATAGCCATTTTAGAACCTCAAAAAGACGATTCACCAAATGTAGCACTAACTTTTAAAGAGGGTTGTGTTTATGATGAATTTTTAAAAAGTTATTATCAACAAAAAAATATTTTTGTAGAAAAGAGTTTACCTTTTGGGAATTTAGAAACTATTCTTTCTTGTATAAAAGTGGGAATGGGAAAATCTTTACTTCCTATGAGTATAGTGAAAAAAATGGGATATGACAAAGATATAAAAGTAACTATCCTACCAAAAGATGAAGCTTATATTCCAACTTGTTTAGTTTGTAGAGCGGACAATATTCCAAAAATCAGTGATTATTTAAAAAGTTTACAGATAGATTAA
- a CDS encoding sulfite reductase: MSHKLNIEKIKSDKSSNDIIADIFYYCVTAERVDLEDLERFKWHGIYAQDEEQSFFALKVPLNLGELNLVQLKAILNILNEFNIDEISFKEGQKLEFRNLKLFSLPKIFNLLKEVELSSFFESGHSIKKVITCPVNGLDSTQLFDVEDIANKLNDTFVGNKNFFNLPNSLQFAISGYREGCDAGFLPDVSFNATKNLKDKIVFEVKILNTCIGNITSSQIIPTARAIANIYKDFGQREDIKFSDFKSFLDEIELVNFYNILSSMLDFKIQDSCFINTNIEPKKPRMGINESLIEGFSYIGLKSKDAKLSKNDLEKLVFNLKRYGASKIKITHKSNIIILDAPTKNSQDLASNLKDIGLIL, translated from the coding sequence ATGTCGCATAAATTAAATATAGAAAAAATAAAAAGTGATAAATCAAGCAATGATATTATTGCTGATATTTTTTACTATTGTGTTACAGCTGAAAGAGTTGATTTAGAGGATTTAGAAAGATTTAAATGGCATGGTATTTATGCTCAAGATGAAGAACAATCATTTTTTGCTCTTAAAGTTCCTCTAAATTTAGGGGAACTAAATCTAGTACAATTAAAAGCTATTTTAAATATATTAAATGAGTTTAACATTGATGAAATAAGTTTTAAAGAAGGTCAAAAATTAGAGTTTAGAAATCTAAAACTTTTCTCTCTTCCAAAAATTTTCAATCTTCTAAAAGAGGTTGAATTATCAAGCTTTTTTGAATCAGGACATAGTATAAAAAAAGTTATTACGTGTCCTGTTAATGGTTTAGATAGTACTCAACTATTTGATGTTGAAGATATTGCAAACAAATTAAATGATACCTTTGTAGGAAATAAGAACTTTTTTAATCTTCCAAACTCTTTACAATTTGCAATAAGTGGTTATAGAGAGGGTTGTGATGCTGGTTTTTTACCAGATGTTAGTTTTAATGCAACAAAAAATCTAAAAGATAAAATAGTATTTGAAGTAAAAATTTTAAATACTTGTATTGGAAATATAACAAGTTCACAAATAATTCCAACAGCTAGAGCTATAGCAAATATTTATAAAGATTTTGGACAAAGAGAAGATATAAAATTCAGTGATTTTAAAAGCTTTTTAGATGAAATTGAACTTGTAAATTTTTATAATATTTTATCATCTATGTTAGATTTTAAAATTCAAGATTCTTGTTTTATAAATACAAATATAGAACCAAAGAAACCTAGAATGGGAATAAATGAAAGTCTAATTGAAGGTTTTTCATACATTGGATTAAAATCAAAAGATGCAAAATTATCAAAAAATGATTTAGAAAAATTAGTTTTTAATTTAAAGCGTTATGGTGCTTCAAAAATAAAAATTACACATAAATCAAATATTATAATTCTTGATGCTCCTACAAAAAATAGTCAAGATTTAGCTTCAAATCTAAAAGATATAGGATTAATTCTTTAA
- the cysN gene encoding sulfate adenylyltransferase subunit CysN — protein MEKIDDIKAYLKEHENKQLLRFITCGNVDDGKSTLIGRLLHDSKMIFEDQLASIKKDSKKNNTTDNEFDLSLLVDGLQSEREQGITIDVAYRYFSTDKRKFIIADTPGHEQYTRNMATGASTANLAIILIDARYGVQTQTKRHSFINKLLGIKHIVVAVNKMDLMDFREDIFNKIKEDYLKFAKELGLTNNITLIPLSALNGDNVVERSDKSPWYTGETLMQHLENVQIDSDRDLTHFRFPVQYVNRPNLDFRGFCGTIASGVIKVGDEITVLPSKKSSKIKEIVTYEGNLPYAYAEQAVTLTLEDEIDISRGDVIVKSDEQADEANNFDVDLVWLSEDPLIKGKQYFIKRATTTTVGTISQFYYKTDVNTLERSATNTLNLNEIARAKLDLEQIVAYDSYDKIKTMGSFIIIDRVTNNTVGAGMIRAKSSDQSKKDSSYSAFEIEFNALVRKHFPHWECKEIF, from the coding sequence ATGGAAAAAATTGACGATATAAAAGCTTATTTAAAAGAGCATGAGAATAAACAACTTCTTAGATTTATTACTTGTGGAAATGTTGATGATGGAAAATCTACTTTAATTGGAAGACTTCTTCATGATTCAAAAATGATTTTTGAAGATCAACTAGCAAGTATAAAAAAAGATAGTAAAAAAAATAATACAACAGACAATGAATTTGATTTATCTTTACTTGTAGATGGTCTTCAAAGTGAAAGAGAACAAGGTATCACTATTGATGTTGCATATAGATATTTTTCAACAGATAAAAGAAAATTTATCATAGCTGATACTCCAGGACATGAGCAATATACAAGAAATATGGCAACGGGAGCTAGTACTGCAAACTTAGCAATTATTCTAATAGATGCTAGATATGGAGTTCAAACTCAAACTAAAAGACACTCTTTTATTAATAAACTATTAGGTATTAAACATATCGTTGTAGCAGTTAATAAAATGGACTTAATGGATTTTAGAGAAGATATTTTTAACAAAATTAAAGAAGATTATTTAAAATTTGCAAAAGAACTAGGTCTTACAAATAATATTACATTAATTCCATTATCTGCACTAAATGGTGATAATGTTGTTGAAAGAAGTGATAAATCTCCTTGGTATACAGGTGAAACTTTAATGCAACATTTAGAAAATGTTCAAATTGATAGTGATAGAGATTTAACACATTTTAGATTTCCAGTTCAATATGTAAATAGACCAAATCTTGATTTTAGAGGATTTTGTGGAACAATCGCAAGTGGAGTTATAAAAGTTGGAGATGAAATTACAGTTCTTCCTTCTAAAAAAAGCTCTAAAATAAAAGAGATTGTAACTTATGAAGGAAATTTACCTTATGCCTACGCAGAACAAGCAGTTACTCTAACGCTAGAAGATGAGATAGATATTAGTCGTGGTGATGTAATTGTTAAAAGTGATGAACAAGCAGATGAAGCAAACAATTTTGATGTTGATTTAGTATGGCTTAGTGAAGATCCTTTAATAAAAGGGAAACAATATTTTATAAAAAGAGCAACTACAACAACAGTTGGAACAATTAGTCAATTTTATTATAAAACAGATGTAAACACATTGGAAAGAAGTGCAACAAATACTTTAAATTTAAATGAAATTGCTAGAGCGAAACTTGATTTAGAACAAATAGTTGCTTATGATTCTTATGATAAAATAAAAACGATGGGTAGCTTTATTATTATTGATAGAGTAACAAATAATACTGTAGGTGCTGGAATGATTAGAGCAAAATCAAGTGATCAAAGCAAAAAAGATAGTTCTTATAGTGCTTTTGAGATTGAATTTAATGCTCTTGTTAGAAAACATTTTCCACACTGGGAGTGCAAAGAGATTTTTTAA
- the cysD gene encoding sulfate adenylyltransferase subunit CysD: MLDTKQLTHLKQLEAESIHIIREVVAEFDNPVMMYSVGKDSAVMLHLAIKAFAPAKLPFPLLHVDTLWKFKEMIAFRDQRAKEEGFELLVHTNPDGIAQGIGPFTHGSAVHTDIMKTQGLKQALNKYKFDAVFGGARRDEEKSRAKERIYSFRDKNHRWDPKNQRPELWNIYNARVHKDESIRVFPLSNWTELDIWQYIYLEQIPIVPLYFAAKRPVVEKDGVKIMVDDERMPIGPEDVIKEEMVRFRTLGCYPLTGAVNSTATTLEEIIEEMLLSKTSERQGRVIDNDSAGSMEKKKIEGYF; this comes from the coding sequence ATGTTAGATACAAAACAATTAACGCATTTAAAACAGCTTGAAGCTGAATCAATTCACATTATTAGAGAAGTTGTTGCAGAGTTTGATAATCCTGTAATGATGTATAGTGTTGGAAAAGATTCTGCTGTTATGTTACACCTTGCTATTAAAGCTTTTGCTCCTGCAAAATTACCATTTCCCCTACTTCACGTAGATACTTTATGGAAATTTAAAGAGATGATTGCTTTTAGAGACCAAAGAGCTAAAGAAGAAGGTTTTGAACTTTTAGTTCACACAAATCCAGATGGAATTGCTCAAGGAATTGGACCTTTTACACATGGTAGTGCTGTTCACACAGATATTATGAAAACTCAAGGTTTAAAACAAGCGTTAAATAAATATAAATTTGATGCTGTTTTTGGAGGAGCTAGAAGAGATGAAGAGAAATCTAGAGCAAAAGAGAGAATCTATTCTTTTAGAGATAAGAATCATAGATGGGATCCAAAAAATCAAAGACCAGAACTTTGGAATATCTACAATGCAAGAGTTCACAAAGATGAAAGTATTAGGGTTTTCCCACTTTCAAATTGGACAGAACTTGATATTTGGCAATATATCTATTTAGAACAAATACCTATAGTTCCTCTATATTTTGCAGCAAAAAGACCAGTAGTTGAAAAAGATGGTGTAAAAATCATGGTGGATGATGAAAGAATGCCAATTGGTCCAGAAGATGTTATAAAAGAAGAGATGGTTAGATTTAGAACTTTAGGATGTTACCCACTAACAGGAGCTGTAAATTCAACTGCAACAACTCTTGAAGAGATAATTGAAGAGATGCTTTTAAGTAAAACAAGTGAAAGACAAGGAAGAGTTATAGACAATGACAGTGCTGGGTCTATGGAGAAGAAAAAAATAGAAGGGTATTTTTAA
- a CDS encoding ABC transporter ATP-binding protein, producing MINLNIKKELHGSNGKMNLDINLSLENQEFVALSGISGSGKTTILRVLAGLEEASGKIVVDNEIWLDEKISMPIQKRDIGFVFQDYALFPNLNIFDNLLYVKKDKELAKYLLNVTDLYELKNRYPDSLSGGQKQRVSLCRALMKKPKILLMDEPLSALDPNMRNKLQNEILTLHKEFKTTTIMISHDPSEIYKLASRVLVLSNGKITNDGTPKEILLKTQGSQKFSFEGELLDIIKVDVIYIAIVAIGQQIVEIVISNNEAKNLIVGQKVNVSTKAFTPIIKAI from the coding sequence ATGATAAATTTAAATATAAAAAAAGAGCTTCATGGTTCGAATGGAAAAATGAATTTAGATATTAATTTATCTTTGGAAAATCAAGAATTTGTAGCATTAAGTGGAATTAGTGGAAGCGGTAAAACTACAATTTTAAGAGTTTTAGCTGGCCTTGAAGAAGCTAGTGGAAAAATAGTTGTAGATAATGAGATTTGGTTAGATGAAAAAATCTCAATGCCCATTCAAAAAAGAGATATTGGATTTGTGTTTCAAGATTATGCTCTTTTCCCAAATTTAAATATATTTGATAATTTACTTTATGTAAAAAAAGATAAAGAACTTGCAAAATATCTTTTGAATGTAACAGATTTATATGAACTTAAAAATAGATATCCAGACTCTTTAAGTGGTGGTCAAAAACAACGTGTTAGTTTATGTAGAGCTTTAATGAAAAAACCAAAAATACTTCTTATGGATGAACCTCTTTCAGCTCTTGATCCAAATATGCGAAATAAACTTCAAAATGAAATATTAACTCTACATAAAGAGTTTAAAACTACTACAATTATGATAAGCCATGATCCAAGTGAAATATATAAATTAGCATCAAGAGTTTTAGTTCTCTCAAATGGTAAAATTACCAACGATGGAACACCTAAGGAGATTCTTTTAAAGACTCAAGGTAGCCAGAAATTTAGTTTTGAAGGTGAACTACTTGATATTATAAAAGTTGATGTTATATATATAGCAATTGTTGCAATAGGTCAGCAAATTGTTGAAATTGTAATATCAAATAATGAAGCAAAAAATCTAATTGTAGGACAAAAAGTAAATGTTAGTACAAAAGCATTTACTCCAATTATAAAAGCTATATAA
- a CDS encoding class I SAM-dependent methyltransferase, with protein sequence MPLIKTNLDKLDFSKLYKQQMKKSTFKSKSSTDWDKKAKEFNQNIKTSSYTKDFIEKIDIIDCETLLDIGSGPATISLALANKLKVVYALDYSSYMLDLAKENAKEQNIENLVTIHKSWYDNWEDVPKADIVVASRSMEVKNIKKALKKLNEKANKRVYITTKLGGSFIDKEILTQIKRDIIPRPDYIYILNTLHSMGIFAKVDFIKTNNKRFKTLNEDDFIQRLKWSLEKISKKEEKNLREYFNSTYRFKEKNEYLTWAFISWDIEK encoded by the coding sequence ATGCCTCTAATAAAAACAAACTTGGATAAACTAGATTTTTCAAAGCTATATAAACAACAGATGAAAAAATCTACTTTTAAAAGCAAAAGTAGTACCGATTGGGATAAAAAAGCAAAAGAGTTTAATCAAAATATAAAAACTAGTTCATATACAAAAGATTTTATAGAAAAAATTGATATTATTGATTGTGAAACTTTACTTGATATTGGAAGCGGACCAGCAACTATTAGCTTAGCATTAGCAAATAAGTTAAAAGTAGTTTATGCTCTTGATTATTCAAGTTATATGTTAGACCTAGCAAAAGAAAACGCAAAAGAACAAAATATTGAAAATTTAGTAACCATTCATAAATCATGGTATGATAATTGGGAAGATGTTCCAAAAGCTGATATAGTAGTTGCTAGTAGATCTATGGAAGTTAAGAATATAAAAAAAGCTCTAAAAAAATTAAATGAAAAAGCAAATAAAAGAGTTTATATAACTACAAAACTTGGTGGTAGTTTTATAGATAAAGAGATATTAACTCAAATTAAAAGAGATATTATTCCACGACCTGATTATATCTACATTTTAAATACTCTTCATAGTATGGGAATTTTTGCAAAAGTTGATTTTATAAAAACAAATAATAAAAGATTTAAAACTTTAAATGAAGATGATTTTATTCAAAGATTAAAATGGAGTTTAGAGAAAATATCAAAAAAAGAAGAAAAGAATCTAAGAGAATATTTTAATTCAACTTATAGATTTAAAGAAAAAAATGAATATTTAACTTGGGCATTTATATCTTGGGATATTGAAAAATAG
- a CDS encoding YbfB/YjiJ family MFS transporter has product MLKLFDRNNNVAILIAGIFSIIIGLGVARFAFTGLIPAMLDDYLSIKFVGILASLNFAGYLSGSIFSIFIKDINIKVYLYRFGIVLAILTTFILAYSDDNTLWSISRVLAGFAGAMCLIVGTAIVMQKLTIKSKTKAMGIHFSGIGFSILTTDLIATFVMSLGNTWRDSWSVLAIFAIILSFYSMYILSFDKEVKQKAVKTKFDFSIFTPFVIILIMAYFAEGVGFVVQASFLPDIINNLPGLEGYGSITWTLVGVAGIPSCIIWMFLAHRFGSSNIIIIALLLQAVGILIPVFSTNMYLNLLSGVLYGGTFIGLVALFMNLGGQLSKGNPVVLMGAMTSSYGIGQVIAPLYSVYFIEKYGNYDYSLILTAVIVVGGAVLLLMAKKFEPKDID; this is encoded by the coding sequence ATGTTGAAACTTTTTGATAGAAATAATAATGTAGCTATTTTAATAGCTGGTATTTTTTCTATAATAATTGGTTTAGGAGTTGCTAGATTTGCTTTTACAGGTTTAATTCCTGCTATGCTTGATGATTATTTGAGTATTAAATTTGTAGGGATTTTAGCTTCTTTAAATTTTGCTGGATATTTAAGTGGATCTATATTTTCAATATTTATAAAAGATATAAATATAAAAGTTTATCTATATAGATTTGGAATTGTTTTAGCAATTCTTACTACTTTTATTTTGGCTTATAGCGATGATAATACACTTTGGTCAATATCAAGAGTATTAGCAGGTTTTGCAGGGGCTATGTGTTTGATTGTAGGAACAGCAATTGTTATGCAAAAACTTACAATAAAAAGTAAAACAAAAGCTATGGGGATTCATTTTAGTGGTATTGGATTTTCAATTTTAACAACAGATTTAATTGCAACATTTGTAATGAGCTTAGGTAATACTTGGAGAGATTCTTGGAGTGTACTAGCAATTTTTGCAATAATATTATCGTTTTATAGTATGTATATTTTATCTTTTGATAAAGAGGTAAAACAAAAAGCAGTAAAAACTAAATTTGATTTTTCTATTTTTACACCATTTGTAATAATATTAATTATGGCATATTTTGCTGAAGGAGTTGGATTTGTTGTTCAAGCCTCATTCTTGCCAGATATTATAAATAATCTTCCAGGGTTAGAAGGGTATGGTAGTATTACTTGGACTTTAGTTGGAGTTGCTGGAATACCTTCTTGTATTATTTGGATGTTTTTAGCACATAGATTTGGAAGTTCTAATATAATAATAATTGCATTATTACTTCAAGCAGTTGGTATTTTAATTCCAGTTTTTTCAACAAATATGTATCTAAATTTATTGAGTGGAGTTTTATATGGTGGAACATTTATTGGTCTAGTAGCACTTTTTATGAATTTAGGTGGACAGTTATCAAAAGGAAATCCTGTAGTTCTAATGGGAGCTATGACATCTTCCTATGGAATAGGGCAGGTAATTGCTCCATTATATAGTGTATATTTCATTGAGAAATATGGAAATTATGATTATTCTCTTATTTTAACGGCTGTTATAGTTGTTGGAGGGGCTGTTTTACTGTTAATGGCTAAGAAGTTTGAGCCAAAAGATATAGATTAA
- a CDS encoding MgtC/SapB family protein yields MNLNDLLTYFIPTIVFSFLIGLEVRAYLAKFHENDDKMFFGTTRTYAFLGIVGFIFYEIEPENFSVFIAGFIAITILYTLLFKKLLESDKTSIILYLVSMIVYSFGPLVNLYPLWLASLIFVMVIFLLNAKNKLLSFNLKVNIYELETLGKIVLLSAVVLPLLPKDNNIPYLGISLYKIWFTVVVISTISYISYLVQKYIFPSKGMLLTGILGGLYSSTAVTVVLSKKSQTLQENKIFTASIIGATLMMYLRLIVIAAIFNIEVFKIILFPFLAFSILCLIIVFVYYKKAISSPNKIELADSNPLELGTAFLFSFLFIVTMMITNFVVDNFGATGLNILSLIIGFTDIDPFVLSLLAGKYNIDSFAVASAVIIAAGSNNILKAVYTIWFGKDNAKESSIILFILGILTILVGFIL; encoded by the coding sequence TTGAATTTAAATGATCTTTTAACGTATTTTATACCGACAATAGTTTTTAGTTTTTTAATAGGTCTTGAAGTTAGAGCTTATTTGGCTAAATTTCATGAAAATGATGACAAAATGTTTTTTGGAACAACTAGGACATATGCTTTTTTAGGTATTGTTGGTTTTATTTTTTATGAAATAGAGCCAGAAAACTTTTCAGTTTTTATAGCTGGTTTTATAGCAATAACTATTCTTTACACCCTATTATTTAAGAAATTACTTGAAAGTGACAAAACTAGCATAATTTTGTATTTGGTTTCAATGATTGTTTATAGCTTTGGTCCTCTTGTAAATCTATATCCACTTTGGTTGGCATCATTAATTTTTGTGATGGTTATATTTTTATTAAATGCAAAAAATAAACTTTTAAGTTTTAATCTAAAAGTTAATATTTATGAATTAGAGACTTTAGGAAAAATAGTTTTACTTTCAGCTGTTGTTTTACCACTTCTTCCAAAAGATAATAATATTCCATATCTAGGAATATCTTTATATAAGATATGGTTTACAGTGGTTGTTATCTCTACAATTTCATATATTAGTTATTTGGTTCAAAAATATATTTTTCCATCAAAAGGTATGCTTTTAACAGGAATATTGGGAGGATTATATTCTTCAACTGCTGTAACAGTAGTTTTATCAAAGAAGTCTCAAACGTTACAAGAAAATAAAATTTTTACAGCTTCGATAATTGGTGCAACTTTGATGATGTATCTTAGATTAATAGTAATTGCAGCTATTTTTAATATAGAAGTTTTTAAAATAATTCTATTTCCATTTTTGGCATTTTCTATTTTATGCTTGATAATAGTATTTGTTTATTATAAAAAAGCTATAAGTTCTCCAAATAAAATAGAATTAGCTGATTCAAATCCTTTAGAGTTGGGAACAGCATTTTTATTTTCATTTTTGTTTATAGTAACTATGATGATTACAAATTTTGTAGTTGATAACTTTGGAGCTACAGGTTTAAACATTTTATCTTTAATAATTGGTTTTACAGATATTGATCCATTTGTTTTATCATTATTAGCAGGAAAATATAATATTGATAGTTTTGCAGTTGCATCTGCTGTTATAATTGCTGCTGGAAGTAATAATATTTTAAAAGCCGTTTACACAATATGGTTTGGAAAAGATAATGCAAAAGAGTCTTCAATTATTTTATTTATTTTAGGGATATTGACAATTTTAGTAGGATTTATTTTATAA